From a single Gimesia fumaroli genomic region:
- a CDS encoding zinc metalloprotease: MNTRRYFEFILFPNLFAILVLFLSPQLFAEEDFILDDLPDHVTATIEARDQWFATLPQGNKSGFEYFVDDLQKWSPGHTVRVAFLGGNSTLHKEIADATKQITDACNIKLDFGFNPATGQYRTWSTSDTSYAAEIRVSFDQKGYFSLVGRDSINPSIGAAGRPVGGRPNQRSLNLGGFHIARPASWIKTTRHEFLHALSFNHEHQSPIGGCDSQFRWENDPGYQLTQDSNGVYITDLSGKRPGIYTYLSGAPNHWSRAKVDHNLRQAQPGSGTAGPFDRESIMLYRFPNLFYVSIPNSCAPVGNGSNLSDGDIAGLQTLYPSEQNRILSFQNRQKQLFETMNKSSQLDSKIKKFYSAPIYSAPK; the protein is encoded by the coding sequence ATGAATACTAGACGATATTTTGAGTTTATTTTGTTTCCAAATCTGTTTGCAATCTTAGTTCTATTTTTGAGCCCCCAACTCTTTGCTGAAGAGGATTTCATACTCGATGATCTTCCTGATCATGTAACGGCAACTATCGAAGCTCGTGATCAATGGTTTGCCACGTTGCCACAAGGGAATAAATCAGGATTCGAGTACTTTGTTGATGACCTACAGAAATGGTCACCAGGCCATACTGTGCGGGTCGCATTTTTAGGAGGTAATAGTACCTTACATAAAGAAATCGCAGATGCCACGAAACAGATTACCGATGCTTGCAATATAAAACTGGATTTTGGTTTTAATCCTGCCACAGGCCAATATCGTACCTGGTCTACCTCGGATACCTCTTATGCTGCTGAAATTCGAGTATCGTTCGATCAAAAAGGATATTTTTCGCTAGTAGGCCGTGATAGTATCAATCCATCGATAGGTGCAGCTGGAAGACCGGTAGGAGGGCGTCCTAACCAACGTAGTTTAAATCTCGGAGGGTTTCATATTGCTCGTCCTGCCAGTTGGATTAAAACAACAAGACATGAATTTCTTCATGCACTCTCATTTAACCACGAACATCAAAGCCCTATTGGGGGCTGTGACTCTCAATTTCGATGGGAGAATGACCCTGGGTACCAATTGACTCAAGATAGTAATGGCGTCTATATCACTGATCTGTCAGGAAAACGGCCTGGTATCTATACCTATTTATCCGGCGCGCCCAATCACTGGAGTCGAGCAAAAGTTGACCACAACCTACGACAAGCACAGCCAGGGTCTGGTACAGCAGGGCCCTTTGACAGAGAGTCTATCATGCTCTACCGCTTCCCGAATCTATTTTATGTTTCCATTCCAAATTCATGTGCCCCTGTTGGAAATGGCAGTAATCTCTCCGATGGCGATATTGCTGGACTTCAGACTCTGTATCCTTCAGAGCAAAATCGGATTCTGAGTTTTCAAAATCGTCAAAAGCAACTCTTTGAGACCATGAATAAATCCAGTCAACTCGATTCAAAAATCAAAAAATTCTATTCAGCACCAATCTATTCAGCGCCTAAATGA
- a CDS encoding DUF1501 domain-containing protein, with translation MLNPFDPNSTRRLLQQVHSRRSFFSNVYTGMAGLGLTNLLLNDLSAASKSSSSKQNKDWQPGVNETHFPAKAKRVLQIFCPGAASHMDLWEHKPSLEKYHGKPLPGEENFLSFQGKNGNLMKSPWAFKPAGESGKMSSTMLPYMSQHIDDIAFLHGMTTKTNTHGPGCVFMNTGHDTEGHPSAGAWLGYALGSENENLPAYIAIPDIRGEPPNGKANWSNGYLPAQHQAIVMNAQSPIRNLKVPQGISPKEEQATRDFLKFLDQRHAAQRPGNSDLQARIEAYELAARMQLSAPEVSNLASEPKTIHEQYGTNDPNKLKAAYARNCLLARRFLERGVRYLNLYCSSRASGVDGLLNWDAHKTLKADYERHCPIFDQPTAALLTDLKQRGLLDETLILWTTEFGRMPTHQAGTLGRDHNPDGFTCWMMGAGIKGGTSYGATDEFGRRAELNPTTVWDFYATALHLLGFQHDKLTYYNNGLDRRLTDVHGNLIKEILA, from the coding sequence ATGTTAAATCCATTTGATCCCAATTCGACCCGGCGTCTGCTACAGCAGGTGCACTCTAGGCGCTCGTTCTTTTCCAATGTCTATACGGGAATGGCGGGTCTCGGCCTGACGAATCTGTTACTCAACGACCTTTCCGCCGCGTCCAAGTCAAGCAGTTCAAAGCAGAACAAAGACTGGCAACCGGGCGTGAACGAAACGCATTTTCCCGCCAAAGCCAAACGGGTGCTGCAGATCTTCTGCCCGGGTGCCGCCTCGCACATGGATCTCTGGGAACACAAACCGAGCCTGGAGAAATATCACGGCAAGCCGTTGCCCGGCGAGGAAAACTTCCTCAGCTTTCAAGGCAAAAACGGCAACCTGATGAAAAGCCCGTGGGCCTTCAAGCCGGCGGGCGAGAGCGGCAAGATGAGTTCCACCATGCTGCCTTATATGTCACAGCACATCGATGATATCGCCTTTCTGCACGGCATGACCACTAAAACCAACACCCACGGCCCCGGCTGTGTCTTCATGAACACAGGCCACGATACCGAAGGACATCCGAGTGCGGGTGCCTGGCTTGGCTATGCATTGGGCAGCGAAAATGAAAACCTGCCGGCGTATATCGCGATTCCCGATATTCGCGGCGAACCCCCGAACGGCAAAGCCAACTGGAGCAACGGCTATCTACCCGCGCAACATCAGGCGATCGTCATGAACGCACAGTCCCCCATTCGCAATTTGAAAGTTCCCCAAGGGATCTCTCCGAAAGAAGAACAGGCGACGCGCGACTTTTTGAAGTTCCTTGATCAACGACACGCCGCACAGCGGCCCGGAAATTCCGATCTGCAGGCGCGGATTGAAGCCTACGAACTGGCCGCCCGCATGCAGCTCTCGGCACCGGAAGTTTCAAATCTTGCATCGGAACCGAAGACGATCCACGAACAGTATGGCACGAACGACCCGAACAAACTGAAAGCCGCGTATGCCCGCAACTGTCTACTCGCGCGGCGGTTTCTGGAACGGGGCGTGCGCTATCTGAATTTGTATTGTTCGTCGCGGGCCTCGGGCGTGGACGGACTGCTCAACTGGGACGCGCATAAAACGCTCAAAGCCGACTACGAACGGCACTGTCCTATTTTCGATCAGCCGACGGCTGCTTTGCTCACCGATTTGAAGCAACGTGGTTTACTGGATGAAACGCTGATCCTGTGGACGACTGAGTTCGGTCGAATGCCCACGCATCAGGCGGGCACTCTGGGCCGCGATCATAATCCAGATGGATTCACCTGTTGGATGATGGGAGCCGGCATCAAAGGGGGGACGAGCTACGGGGCCACCGATGAATTTGGCCGCCGTGCCGAGTTGAATCCAACAACCGTCTGGGATTTCTACGCGACCGCCCTGCACCTGCTCGGCTTCCAGCACGATAAATTGACCTATTATAATAATGGTCTGGATCGCCGTTTGACGGACGTACATGGCAATTTGATTAAAGAAATCCTGGCTTAA
- a CDS encoding DUF1553 domain-containing protein: MRSLITRASLACLLVASLSLLLPAAGKIPDPKTSVDFETQIAPLIVEHCIRCHKPGNEKGELSLDSLQSLKENGFLTPGKPAESYLLEVIHVDPETGKAEMPKGAKPLSTDEVALFTRWIKQGANWPAKLKLQEKSKADLTWWSLQPLAQNNPPATPDVPEAWQKHPIDRFIAAKLKEKNLQPSPRASKRTLIRRATYNLTGLPPTPAEVAAFENDASPDAYEKLIDRLLASPRYGEQWGRHWLDVVRFGESNGFERNVIIDNAWPFRDYVIKSFNDDKPFDRMVIEHLAGDVVGKGDPNVEVGTTFLVCGPYDNVGNQDPVQKAQIRANTIDDMVRTTGEAFLGLTVGCSRCHNHKFDPVMQQDYYSLYATFSGVFHGSRVIASKEAQAKRNAQLKPLNARKTELAKEKSKIEGAIQARAEKKAADYEKPWVREPVKRTGVEDTFEPVNAKFVRMTSQGLDTSPWAKTGYRVDEFEVWTTGESPRNVALAANGGTAKGANSRTAGDFAGAYDVSLTIDGKIGACWIAGSPELTIEFAQPETINKIVFSSDRSGAAMSNYKATFLSEYKLEVSTDGKVWHQVASSQDRKPVNSRHRRKRFFILEATPDENKRLSQINADIAKTDRELAAIPPLPSWWVGNHKQVNGPFHIFVGGNPQRKGDTVVPASMSTLSNVTKGYELKPDAPQGERRLALARWLVAKENPLTPRVLANRLWHYHFGTGIVSTPSDFGYMGTRPTHPELLDWLAVQIQENGWRLKDIQKQIMLSETYQQASTFRKEAARIDSDSRYLWRFPPRRLTGEEIRDTLLSVSGKLDLKMGGPGFRLYEYLQDNVATYVPRETFGPDTYRRAVYHQNARAARIDLLTDFDCPDNAFAASKRNATTTPLQALTLMNHQFTLDLSRFLAERLQQEAGTDNVDQQIDRAFHLLYARPPVAQEQQASRALIAANGLPAFCRAMINSNELIYLD, encoded by the coding sequence ATGCGAAGTTTGATCACCCGAGCCAGTCTGGCCTGCCTGTTGGTTGCCAGTCTTAGCCTATTATTGCCGGCAGCCGGAAAAATACCTGATCCGAAAACCAGTGTCGATTTCGAAACACAGATTGCCCCCCTGATTGTCGAACATTGTATTCGTTGTCACAAACCAGGCAACGAAAAAGGGGAGCTCTCTCTGGACTCGCTGCAATCACTCAAAGAGAACGGCTTTCTCACGCCGGGCAAACCCGCTGAAAGTTATCTGCTGGAAGTAATTCACGTTGATCCGGAGACGGGTAAAGCCGAAATGCCCAAAGGTGCGAAGCCGCTCTCCACGGATGAAGTCGCTCTCTTTACTCGCTGGATCAAACAGGGCGCTAATTGGCCTGCAAAATTAAAATTGCAGGAGAAATCCAAAGCCGACTTAACCTGGTGGTCACTCCAGCCTTTAGCACAGAACAATCCACCCGCTACACCAGACGTGCCTGAAGCATGGCAGAAACATCCCATTGATCGATTCATCGCCGCAAAGTTAAAAGAAAAAAATCTGCAGCCGTCACCGCGTGCCTCGAAACGGACTTTGATTCGCCGCGCCACGTACAATCTGACGGGCCTGCCTCCCACTCCCGCAGAAGTCGCCGCCTTTGAAAACGATGCTTCACCCGATGCCTACGAAAAACTGATCGACCGACTGTTAGCATCTCCCCGCTATGGCGAACAGTGGGGCCGCCACTGGCTGGATGTCGTCCGCTTCGGCGAGAGTAACGGCTTCGAGCGGAATGTGATCATCGACAATGCCTGGCCGTTCCGCGATTACGTGATTAAGTCGTTCAATGATGACAAACCATTCGACCGGATGGTCATCGAACATCTGGCCGGCGATGTGGTTGGCAAAGGCGATCCGAACGTTGAAGTCGGCACTACGTTTCTCGTCTGTGGCCCTTACGATAATGTCGGCAATCAGGACCCGGTTCAAAAGGCTCAGATCCGCGCGAATACGATTGACGACATGGTTCGCACCACGGGCGAAGCCTTTCTCGGCCTGACCGTTGGTTGCAGCCGTTGTCACAATCATAAATTTGATCCCGTGATGCAACAGGATTATTACAGTCTGTATGCGACTTTCTCAGGCGTCTTTCATGGAAGTCGTGTGATTGCTTCAAAAGAAGCACAAGCGAAACGCAATGCCCAACTCAAACCACTCAATGCACGCAAAACCGAACTGGCAAAAGAAAAATCAAAAATCGAGGGAGCAATTCAGGCCCGTGCAGAAAAGAAAGCCGCCGATTACGAAAAGCCTTGGGTGCGCGAACCGGTGAAGCGAACGGGAGTGGAAGATACGTTCGAACCAGTCAACGCGAAATTTGTGCGAATGACCTCACAGGGACTCGATACAAGCCCCTGGGCGAAAACCGGTTATCGGGTCGATGAGTTTGAAGTCTGGACCACTGGCGAGTCTCCTCGCAACGTCGCACTTGCGGCTAATGGAGGCACAGCGAAAGGCGCCAACAGTCGGACCGCTGGCGACTTTGCCGGTGCCTATGATGTGAGCCTCACCATCGATGGCAAAATTGGTGCCTGCTGGATCGCGGGCAGCCCGGAACTGACAATTGAATTCGCCCAGCCGGAAACGATCAATAAAATCGTCTTCTCCAGCGATCGCTCGGGCGCCGCGATGAGTAACTACAAAGCCACATTCCTCTCAGAATACAAACTCGAAGTTTCCACTGATGGCAAGGTCTGGCATCAAGTCGCCTCGTCCCAGGATCGCAAACCGGTCAATTCCCGACACCGCCGCAAACGGTTCTTTATTCTGGAAGCGACCCCCGACGAAAATAAACGGCTCAGTCAAATCAATGCAGACATCGCCAAAACCGACCGCGAACTGGCCGCCATTCCCCCGCTGCCTTCCTGGTGGGTCGGCAATCACAAGCAAGTCAATGGCCCGTTTCACATTTTTGTCGGCGGGAATCCACAGCGGAAAGGGGACACCGTCGTTCCTGCGAGCATGTCGACGCTCAGCAATGTCACCAAAGGCTATGAACTGAAGCCCGACGCGCCACAGGGAGAACGCCGTCTGGCGTTAGCCCGCTGGCTGGTGGCGAAAGAGAATCCGCTTACGCCGCGCGTGCTCGCCAATCGACTCTGGCACTATCATTTCGGCACCGGCATTGTTTCCACGCCCAGCGACTTCGGATACATGGGCACGCGTCCCACGCATCCCGAACTCTTAGACTGGCTGGCGGTCCAGATTCAGGAGAATGGCTGGCGGCTCAAAGACATTCAGAAACAGATTATGCTGTCGGAAACCTATCAGCAGGCGAGTACCTTCCGCAAAGAAGCCGCTCGCATCGATTCCGATTCGCGTTACCTCTGGCGCTTCCCGCCGCGTCGTCTGACGGGAGAAGAAATTCGCGATACGCTACTCTCTGTATCTGGCAAGCTCGATCTCAAAATGGGTGGCCCCGGTTTTCGTCTGTATGAATATCTGCAGGACAACGTCGCCACCTATGTGCCCCGCGAAACGTTCGGGCCAGATACGTATCGTCGTGCCGTCTATCATCAGAATGCCCGCGCGGCCCGCATCGATTTGCTGACCGATTTCGATTGCCCCGATAACGCATTCGCCGCCTCCAAACGCAACGCAACGACCACGCCGCTCCAGGCACTCACATTAATGAACCATCAATTTACGCTGGATCTTTCCCGGTTCCTCGCAGAACGTCTGCAGCAGGAAGCGGGCACCGATAATGTCGATCAGCAGATCGATCGAGCTTTTCATCTGTTATACGCCCGACCTCCCGTCGCACAGGAACAGCAGGCGTCGCGCGCGTTGATCGCCGCGAATGGACTGCCCGCGTTTTGCCGTGCGATGATTAATTCCAACGAACTGATTTACCTTGATTGA
- a CDS encoding GntR family transcriptional regulator, translated as MAAVVSKELMHGSRRQTLVQQVLVKFFQGEYQPNQRMTVQALAKEWNVSATPVREALVELEGIGIVEIFPNRGAVLRNFGAKELSEICQVRRILEGEATRCACGHITPNELSRLEKIFSELSTAERTVEWSETTQEWDDYLHELIYRTCGSDRLSHEINRYRALYRTLRQVRHSKRQNVKDYEHMEENAEHLCIVQALAAGDAEEAAGAMNDHLLQAAIVLERDLFQQENS; from the coding sequence ATGGCCGCAGTCGTCTCCAAAGAATTAATGCACGGTTCCCGCAGACAGACCCTCGTACAGCAGGTGCTGGTGAAGTTCTTTCAGGGAGAATATCAGCCTAACCAGCGGATGACAGTGCAAGCTCTGGCAAAAGAGTGGAATGTGAGTGCCACGCCCGTCCGTGAAGCGCTCGTCGAGTTGGAAGGGATCGGCATTGTCGAAATCTTTCCCAATCGGGGGGCCGTCCTGCGGAACTTCGGCGCCAAGGAATTAAGCGAAATCTGTCAGGTCCGGCGGATCCTGGAAGGTGAAGCGACCCGGTGTGCCTGTGGTCATATCACGCCCAACGAGTTATCCCGGCTCGAGAAGATTTTCAGCGAACTTTCGACGGCAGAACGAACCGTAGAGTGGTCGGAAACAACACAGGAATGGGACGACTACCTTCACGAGCTCATTTATCGCACGTGTGGCAGCGATCGTCTTTCGCATGAAATCAATCGTTATCGTGCTTTGTATCGTACGTTAAGACAGGTTCGGCACAGTAAACGCCAGAATGTGAAAGACTACGAGCATATGGAAGAAAACGCAGAGCACCTGTGCATCGTCCAGGCTCTGGCAGCCGGTGATGCGGAGGAAGCAGCTGGAGCGATGAACGACCATTTACTCCAGGCCGCCATAGTGCTGGAACGCGACCTGTTTCAGCAGGAAAATTCATAA
- a CDS encoding phosphatase PAP2/dual specificity phosphatase family protein, producing the protein MTTAIPLDPALERPSWRESAVVMIGLSVLFLVIYNATNYFTSIRTEVPSFYFSWERHIPFVSYMIVPYMSVDLFFVAAPFICTERRELTILTKRIALAILVAGIFFILFPLKLAVERPIAAGWTGAIYNWFSGMDLPYNLCPSLHIALRTILADLYGRHTRGLTNFASHFWFSLIGFSTLLLYQHHLIDIVGGFILATFCFYLVRDTPLKLPVQSNYRVGLYYGIGTGLLCLLGYVTYPWGVLLIWPAVATGLVCAGYFYWGPGVFRKSAGQIPLTTRIILGPVLWGQYLSWVYYRRQCQPWDAVNESVWIGRRLTDQEAEQATAQGVMAVVDLSIAFSEAAAFRNVAYHHVPVLDLTAPSIDQLEKTIDFIRKHAENGLVYIHCKIGYSRSAAVVGAYLLAENLVESPEAAIQYLRTIRPSIVIRPEAEQAIFEYDSHRKK; encoded by the coding sequence ATGACGACCGCGATTCCCCTTGATCCCGCATTAGAACGGCCCAGCTGGAGAGAATCCGCTGTGGTGATGATTGGATTGTCAGTTTTATTTCTCGTCATTTATAACGCGACGAATTATTTCACATCCATCCGAACCGAGGTTCCCTCCTTCTACTTTTCCTGGGAACGGCATATTCCATTCGTCTCTTATATGATCGTGCCTTATATGTCGGTCGATCTGTTTTTTGTCGCGGCTCCCTTTATCTGTACGGAGCGTCGTGAGCTGACCATTCTGACAAAACGCATTGCGCTGGCGATTCTTGTTGCCGGGATCTTTTTTATTCTGTTTCCTCTCAAACTGGCGGTAGAGCGTCCCATCGCTGCCGGCTGGACGGGCGCCATCTACAACTGGTTCAGCGGCATGGATCTTCCCTATAATCTCTGCCCCTCGTTACACATTGCGTTAAGAACCATCCTGGCCGATTTATATGGCCGGCATACACGCGGGCTGACGAATTTTGCATCGCACTTCTGGTTCAGTCTGATTGGTTTTTCCACTTTATTACTTTATCAACATCATCTGATTGATATCGTGGGAGGCTTTATTCTGGCCACATTTTGCTTTTATCTCGTTCGCGATACACCATTGAAACTACCCGTGCAAAGCAACTACCGGGTTGGCCTGTATTATGGCATCGGAACGGGGCTGCTCTGTCTCCTCGGCTATGTGACTTATCCGTGGGGAGTGCTTCTGATCTGGCCGGCTGTCGCGACTGGATTAGTCTGTGCCGGCTATTTCTATTGGGGCCCGGGTGTGTTCCGAAAATCAGCCGGGCAGATTCCGTTAACCACGCGAATCATTCTTGGGCCAGTCTTGTGGGGACAATATCTCTCTTGGGTCTATTATCGCCGTCAGTGCCAACCCTGGGATGCCGTTAATGAGTCGGTCTGGATCGGACGTCGTTTAACAGACCAGGAAGCCGAGCAGGCAACAGCCCAGGGGGTGATGGCAGTGGTTGACTTGAGTATCGCGTTTTCGGAAGCAGCCGCGTTTCGAAACGTGGCTTATCATCATGTACCGGTTCTCGATTTGACGGCTCCTTCTATTGATCAACTCGAGAAAACAATTGATTTTATCCGTAAACATGCGGAGAATGGGCTGGTCTACATTCATTGTAAAATTGGCTACTCTCGCAGTGCCGCAGTCGTGGGGGCTTACTTACTGGCTGAAAATCTCGTTGAATCACCCGAAGCCGCCATTCAGTACCTCAGGACCATTCGACCCTCGATTGTGATTCGTCCCGAAGCAGAACAAGCCATCTTCGAATATGACTCACACCGTAAAAAGTGA
- a CDS encoding CDP-alcohol phosphatidyltransferase family protein, which yields MASIYDLKPKFQGLLRPITRKLAAMKVTANQVTIAALLLSILVGLCIALFPGEKWPLLIVPLFLFIRMALNAIDGMLAREHNMKSDLGLILNEIGDVVADAAIYLPFALVPGLPAVPIVIIVLLAVISEMMGVVAVQIGVARRYEGPMGKSDRAFLFGLLGLLMGCGLQIGPWINYVLYVIVFLLVLTILNRARHALALKQSANQEN from the coding sequence ATGGCTAGCATTTACGACTTAAAACCGAAGTTTCAGGGTTTGCTGCGTCCCATTACCCGTAAGCTGGCAGCAATGAAGGTGACAGCCAATCAGGTCACCATCGCGGCCTTGCTGCTTTCGATTCTGGTCGGATTGTGTATCGCGTTATTTCCGGGTGAGAAATGGCCGCTGCTGATTGTGCCTCTGTTTCTGTTTATCCGCATGGCTTTGAATGCCATTGACGGAATGCTGGCCCGCGAGCACAACATGAAATCGGATCTCGGCTTGATCCTGAATGAAATCGGTGATGTTGTTGCCGATGCCGCCATCTATCTGCCATTTGCGCTGGTTCCGGGACTGCCTGCAGTGCCGATCGTGATTATTGTGTTGCTGGCGGTCATCAGTGAAATGATGGGAGTGGTCGCAGTCCAGATCGGTGTAGCCCGTCGTTATGAAGGGCCAATGGGAAAAAGTGATCGTGCCTTTCTGTTTGGCCTGTTGGGGTTACTCATGGGTTGCGGATTACAAATCGGGCCGTGGATCAATTACGTTTTGTATGTCATTGTATTCTTATTAGTTCTCACCATTCTGAACCGAGCCCGCCATGCCTTGGCGCTGAAACAGAGTGCAAATCAGGAAAATTGA
- a CDS encoding bifunctional alpha/beta hydrolase/class I SAM-dependent methyltransferase — MTKTEIPPSANSREATEHQFVTSDGTELFYRAWAPRTNSQKAIVLLHRGHEHSGRWQDLIDRIDLDDFWFFAWDARGHGRSPGERGYAESFGRLVRDVDEFVRHIQATFDLSMENTAVVAQSVGAVLAAAWVHDYAPPIRALVVATPAFRIKLYVPFAIPGLRVLNQLKSKSFIKSYVKPGMLTHDAEQAREYASDPLISPQIATNILLGLHDTSTRLVEDAGAIQTPTLMLISGKDWVVKRKPQDQFFERLSSPIKEKEVYPDFYHSTFWEQKRELPITRTREFLVRQFESAVETPDLLEEDQRGHSKQICAELEQPLSLASPKRWGFALQSIGMKTTGRLSRGIQVGWKTGFDSGESLDHVYRNTPEGITPLGRLIDHFYLNSPGWCGIRQRKIHMQMMLDRAIEKLHTAGEAIRIQDIASGPGRYILDTIRNHPEAEISALMCDRDVGGLEAGRTLAQQMQIDSVQYKESDAFSAAAITGHDFQPNIAIVSGLYELFPANAPLQESLKGLSDTLVAGGYLLYTNQPWHPQQEMIARVLPNRDGDPWVMRCRTQQEMDQLVSSVGFRKVDMLIDDEGIFSVSMAVKE; from the coding sequence ATGACGAAGACAGAAATCCCCCCATCAGCGAACTCGCGAGAGGCAACCGAACATCAGTTTGTTACCAGTGATGGAACGGAATTGTTTTATCGCGCCTGGGCTCCCCGAACGAATTCACAGAAAGCGATTGTGCTCCTGCATCGAGGCCACGAACATTCGGGACGCTGGCAGGATTTGATTGACCGCATTGATCTGGATGATTTCTGGTTCTTTGCCTGGGATGCCCGGGGCCATGGTCGATCGCCGGGAGAACGTGGTTATGCGGAAAGCTTCGGACGACTGGTGCGGGATGTGGACGAGTTCGTCCGTCACATTCAAGCAACATTCGATCTTTCAATGGAAAACACAGCGGTAGTCGCCCAGAGTGTTGGCGCCGTACTGGCGGCGGCCTGGGTTCACGATTATGCGCCTCCGATCCGGGCACTCGTTGTGGCAACGCCGGCCTTTCGGATTAAACTGTATGTTCCCTTCGCCATTCCCGGTCTGCGGGTGTTGAATCAATTGAAATCTAAATCATTCATTAAAAGTTATGTCAAACCGGGCATGCTGACCCATGATGCAGAGCAGGCACGGGAGTACGCGTCCGACCCGTTGATTTCGCCACAGATTGCCACAAATATTCTGCTGGGCCTGCACGATACGTCAACACGTCTGGTCGAGGATGCTGGTGCGATTCAGACTCCGACGCTGATGTTGATTTCTGGTAAAGACTGGGTCGTTAAACGAAAACCACAGGATCAATTCTTTGAGCGGCTCTCTTCTCCCATCAAAGAGAAAGAAGTGTATCCAGACTTTTATCATTCCACTTTCTGGGAGCAGAAACGCGAATTACCCATCACCCGTACGCGAGAATTTCTTGTCCGCCAGTTTGAATCGGCCGTTGAAACGCCAGATTTACTGGAAGAAGATCAACGCGGGCATTCAAAACAGATTTGTGCTGAACTGGAACAGCCGTTGTCACTCGCTTCACCAAAACGATGGGGGTTTGCGCTGCAATCGATCGGAATGAAAACCACGGGCCGTCTCAGTCGAGGCATTCAGGTCGGCTGGAAGACGGGCTTCGATTCGGGTGAATCTCTGGATCATGTTTACCGCAATACACCGGAAGGAATCACGCCACTGGGGCGATTGATCGATCATTTCTATCTCAACTCGCCGGGCTGGTGTGGCATTCGTCAACGGAAGATTCATATGCAGATGATGCTGGATCGGGCCATTGAAAAACTGCATACCGCCGGAGAAGCGATTCGGATTCAAGACATCGCCTCGGGGCCGGGGCGGTATATTCTGGATACGATCCGAAATCATCCGGAAGCAGAGATCAGCGCGTTGATGTGTGACCGCGATGTGGGGGGCTTAGAGGCCGGACGCACTTTGGCCCAGCAGATGCAGATCGACAGCGTTCAATACAAAGAAAGCGACGCGTTTAGCGCCGCCGCGATTACCGGACACGACTTTCAGCCAAATATCGCCATCGTTTCTGGTCTGTATGAACTATTCCCCGCAAATGCCCCGTTGCAGGAATCGTTAAAAGGGCTCTCCGACACGCTGGTTGCAGGCGGTTACCTGCTGTATACGAACCAACCCTGGCACCCGCAGCAGGAAATGATTGCACGTGTCCTTCCTAATCGGGACGGCGATCCCTGGGTCATGCGATGCCGCACGCAACAGGAAATGGATCAACTTGTCTCGTCCGTCGGCTTCCGCAAAGTCGACATGCTGATTGATGACGAAGGAATTTTCAGCGTCTCGATGGCGGTGAAAGAATAA